Below is a genomic region from Ascaphus truei isolate aAscTru1 chromosome 8, aAscTru1.hap1, whole genome shotgun sequence.
GGAGCCGGACAGAggacatgtggaggggggggggggggtgagcagcacggaacatgtgcagggggggggagtgagaggtgtgcaggggcgggcggtgagtgtgtgaggccaataaGAGGTGTGCgagggcgggcgggccaagggaccaatgagatatccgctagggacagggaacacagtgaaacatacaatggtttcagaaatatatagtagatgggaGCCTTGGATACTCCTGACAAGATGAAGGAATCAATCCCACAAATATCAACTTTGAGATAAAGTATAGTTCCCCAGACTCTAGAGCTTTAGCTCAGACATTGACAGTTATAGGAATCAAACTCCCAGGGTGGATACACCCTTCACCCCtcttcacccctctcccctccctctacaCCCTCCATGTCTTCTCTCTTTGAGGACCTCAATTTTAACAGCCACGGTTGGCTTTCTTTTACCCCcaaatttttttattgtattaggCTGTGAAATTTGTTTGTCAAACATTTCCTGTATTACTGCCTAAAAAAACTTATTGGAAAAAAATCTGATCATGTCCCCCACAGCACCCCTTATCTTCATAACTCCCCCATCACCCATATAAATCCTCatacacccaccctcccccggcATCTCAAATCACTCCCCCCTGTATCTGACTTTAATCTCCCCATCCCCATATGGCTACCTCAGGTGGCGACGAGCCGGCAGGAGGCAGACAGCAGAAGGCGGCTGCGTGAGGCAGAGAGAAAAGGCGGCTGCCTGAGGCTGAGAGACTGCGGAGGCAACCAGAAGGCGGCTGAGGCAGTGAGAAGAAGGCTGCGTGAGGCAGAGAGAAGGCGGCTGCTTGAGGCAGTGAGAAGGCTGCGGAGGCGGCTAGAAGGCGGCTGCTTGAGGCAGTGAGAAGAAGGCTGCGGAGGCAGAGAGAAGGCGGCTGCTTGAGGCAGAGAGAAGGCGGCTGCTTGAGGCAGAGAGAAGGCGGCTGCTTGAGGCAGTGAGAAGGCTGCGGAGGCGGCTAGAAGAAGGCTGCGTGAGGCAGAGAGAAGGCGGCTGCTTGAGGCAGAGAGAAGGCGGCTGCTTGAGGCAGTGAGAAGGCTGCGGAGGCAGTGAGAAGAAGGCTGCTTGAGGCAGAGAGAAGGCGGCTGCTTGAGGCAGAGAGAAGGCGGCTGCTTGAGGCAGTGAGAAGGCTGCGGAGGCGGCTAGAAGGCGGCTGCTTGAGGCAGTGAGAAGAAGGCTGCGGAGGCGGCTAGAAGGCGGCTGCTTGAGGCAGAGAGAAGGCGGCTGCTTGAGGCAGAGAGAAGGCGGCTGCTTGAGGCAGAGAGAAGGCGGCTGCTTGAGGCAGAGAGAAGGCGGCTGCTTGAGGCAGAGAGAAGGCGGCTGCTTGAGGCAGAGAGAAGGCGGCTGCTTGAGGCAGAGAGAAGGCTGCGGAGGCGGCTAGAAGAAGGCTGCGTGAGGCAGAGAGAAGGCGGCTGCTTGAGGCAGAGAGAAGGCGGCTGCTTGAGGCAGTGAGAAGGCTGCGGAGGCGGCTAGAAGGCGGCTGCTTGAGGCAGTGAGAAGAAGGCTGCGGAGGCAGAGAAAAGGCGGCTGCTTGAGGCAGTGAGAAGAAGGCTGCGGAGGCAGAGAGAAGGCGGCTGCTTGAGGCAGAGAGAAGGCGGCTGCTTGAGGCAGTGAGAAGGCTGCGGAGGCGGCTAGAAGGCGGCTGCTTGAGGCAGTGAGAAGAAGGCTGCGGAGGCAGAGAAAAGGCGGCTGCTTGAGGCAGTGAGAAGGCGGCTGCTTGAGGCAGTGAGAAGGCTGCGGAGGCGGCTAGAAGGCGGCTGCTTGAGGCAGTGAGAAGAAGGCTGCGGAGGCGGCTAGAAGGCGGCTGCTTGAGGCAGTGAGAAGAAGGCTGCGGAGGCAGAGAGAAGGCGGCTGCTTGAGGCAGAGAGAAGAAGGCTGCGGAGGCAGAGAGAAGGCGGCTGCTTGAGGCAGTGAGAAGAAGGCTGCGGAGGCGGCTAGAAGGCGGCTGCGTGAGGCAGTGAGAAGGCTGCGGAGGCGGCTAGAAGAAGGTGCGTGAGGCAGCGAGAAGGCGGCTGCGGGAGGCAGAGCAGGAGGTGGCTGCATCACACAGTATCAAAGACTATAACTGGATACTGACTGTTTGTGAAACGTGTCTCGAAGataaaaatacacatttttaGCGTTCTTCTGTTTGCAGCACTGAATAAGGAAGGTCACGCGCTTTGCGTGTAAATTTTTTTGCCATGTCAAATGTGAACTTGACAGAATCTTGCCTGGAGTTTTCTGTTGGCCGTTGTTTTGAATCTTACGATAGGCTCAAAGAGACTTTGGAATCATTGTGTCAGCGCACCCATCAGCTGTTTTCTATCCATTCAAGCTTGAAATTTCAAAGAAGTGACAATCGTCTTGTTTATACAAAAATTCATTACCGATGTAAAAATGGTATTAAATCACGACAGACGGGAAAAGGATTGCGACCCAACCAAAGTTATTTTGGCCTAGGATGTAAGAGTGAAATTGTGGTTGTATACAACAAGGTATTAGATAACCTGTCTATAAAAAAAGCTTGCTTTGAACACAATCATGAAGTTTCACAATCTGTGTTTTCGTTTTATCCGGAGCAAAGGCGGCTGACCGTCGAAGCTGAAAAATTCGTGTGTAATGCCTCTGCCTTGCGCGCTAATCAGAAGTTAGTCGCAGAACAGGTGCGTACTATATTTGGCAAACATGCAACATCGCGCGACATTTCAAATTGCATTGCCAAGAAACGCAAAGATGTTACACTGTCACAGGTAGAAAAAGTGGTAGCTTTTCTTGACAACGCTCGTCTGAAGGATCCTGATGCTTATCTGCAAATCATAACCGATGATGCTACTAACTTGGTTGATGTGATTTTCTATCAATCTGGTGAAATGCGAAATTGGTATTGTCAGTTTCCTGAACTTGTGGAGCTTGATGGCACGTATAGGCTGAATGACTCTGGTTACGTTTTATACCTATTTACTGTGCTGGATGGTAATGGCATTAGTAGGGTTGTTGCGTGGTGTTTTCTAAGTATGGAAACACAAGAAAATGTCAGATTATGTTTTGAGGCATTTCTAAACTCTAATTCTTCAGTTGTTGGCAAAACTACCGTTGTTCTTCTAGATAAAGATTTTGAGTCGGTTGATTGTACACACAAAACATTTTCTAATGCTGAAGTCCTTTTGTGCCAAGTGCACGTTGAGCGAAACTTTAATTTGCTGCTTAAAGGATTGCATCTTAATCGTATGGAGTTGTCAGCGCTCGGCATGGCGGACGTTACCATTGAGTCTTTGAAAACACGCATTCTGAAATGCCTGAAAATTCTCTTGTTTACCCATGATTCCAGTTTGTTTGATAACGTTTGGTGCAACTTGTTGTCGGATGACTTGGTACCCGCAGACTTCAAAAGCCGTTTCACCAAAAATTGGTACAGTTGTCGGAAAATGTGGGCATACTGTTTTCGCAAAAATTTAAAAACTTTTAAGGTGAATGATACCAACCGAATTGAAGCGCAAAACAAGCACATAAAAGATGTGGTACGCAAATACTCGTGCATGTTCGAATGTGTGAAAGGCTTGTTTACTTTTTGTAGCTTGCATAAGTTCAATGTGGACCATCGTGAGTATTTAAGCAAGTGCAAAACGATTATTGTAGAAGAGGGTGCCGATGCGCTTGTTGACCTTGTAAAGAAAATTttttcagagtttgcctctcggcacattttgcaacagtatCATGTTTTTCGAGAAAAACAGTCACTTTTTTCGGTGTGTGTGGATGGTAATGGTGCCAGGGTTACGTTTGGCTCTGTTGATCATTATGTAACAGGCGATTGTTTCTCTATTTGTTGCTGTGAATTTTTCAGTCAAATGAATCTTCCCTGCAAGCATATGTTTGCTGCCAGGGATTACCTTAAATTGACGCTTATTGATGTGGATGTTGTTTCAGATCGTTTCAAAAGGCAAAATGTTTCAACCACCATTTTTCCTAGTATTTTAAAACCTGCAAAGGAAAACATCATTGTGACTTCTGTTAAAAAGGTCAACACAAAACCCCCATTGACCGTTTCGGAAAAGTATTCCACAATGTATACTGTGTGCAAGCGTATTTGTGACTTGGCAAGCAAACTCGGCAACGAAGATTTTAATCTGAAGCTGGCTTTTATGCAGCAGATTTACTTGAGCTGGAATGAAGAAGGCTTTCCATCCAAAACACAGAAACCAAGTGAAGCTGTGGTTGTTAATGACGAATGTGGGATTCAAAATTTTATGGAAAGTGAGCAGACATCCAAAGAACATGCATTGTTTGAAAAAAAACAAGTTTCACCTTCTGCAGTGCAAACAAAACCTGATTTAAGCAACATTTTCTTTAGAAGGCAACGGAAAATTGTTGGAAACGTCAAAGGATTAACTGCTTCTCAACGATCATTCAGGCGAAAGAAGAATTTGTCCCATCTGAAGCTAACGGAAGTTGAAGAAAATTCATTGCGAGTGGGTTCATCTATTATTGAAACTGTAATTGTTAAAGCAGCACAATTGATTAAACTTGGGCACGGTCGCAGTCATCCGCAGGACCCTCGCATGGCTTTCAAACGTACGCTTTTTACAAGTAGCAGAGAACCAGTTGTGCAGATTATACCGTTTGAAAACACGTATGTTACTGTTAAGACCAGTGGAGCCAACACTATCAGTTTGTACTGTGGCAAAAAGCTAGATGTGGCTGATAGTGACAAACCTGGTAATCGGTTTATGAGTTTGTACTCCAGGGCTGCTTCCTTGTTAACCTTTCCTGAATCGCCTGCTTCGTGCATTGAATTTATTGCCTGGCCCACTACTGAATCTAACTGTCCTCGTGAACAGGCACTAATAGCTGTAGCATGTGCGGTTGATTTGTGCAGAGGGGCTGATCCAAGTTCCAA
It encodes:
- the LOC142501947 gene encoding uncharacterized protein LOC142501947, whose translation is MSNVNLTESCLEFSVGRCFESYDRLKETLESLCQRTHQLFSIHSSLKFQRSDNRLVYTKIHYRCKNGIKSRQTGKGLRPNQSYFGLGCKSEIVVVYNKVLDNLSIKKACFEHNHEVSQSVFSFYPEQRRLTVEAEKFVCNASALRANQKLVAEQVRTIFGKHATSRDISNCIAKKRKDVTLSQVEKVVAFLDNARLKDPDAYLQIITDDATNLVDVIFYQSGEMRNWYCQFPELVELDGTYRLNDSGYVLYLFTVLDGNGISRVVAWCFLSMETQENVRLCFEAFLNSNSSVVGKTTVVLLDKDFESVDCTHKTFSNAEVLLCQVHVERNFNLLLKGLHLNRMELSALGMADVTIESLKTRILKCLKILLFTHDSSLFDNVWCNLLSDDLVPADFKSRFTKNWYSCRKMWAYCFRKNLKTFKVNDTNRIEAQNKHIKDVVRKYSCMFECVKGLFTFCSLHKFNVDHREYLSKCKTIIVEEGADALVDLVKKIFSEFASRHILQQYHVFREKQSLFSVCVDGNGARVTFGSVDHYVTGDCFSICCCEFFSQMNLPCKHMFAARDYLKLTLIDVDVVSDRFKRQNVSTTIFPSILKPAKENIIVTSVKKVNTKPPLTVSEKYSTMYTVCKRICDLASKLGNEDFNLKLAFMQQIYLSWNEEGFPSKTQKPSEAVVVNDECGIQNFMESEQTSKEHALFEKKQVSPSAVQTKPDLSNIFFRRQRKIVGNVKGLTASQRSFRRKKNLSHLKLTEVEENSLRVGSSIIETVIVKAAQLIKLGHGRSHPQDPRMAFKRTLFTSSREPVVQIIPFENTYVTVKTSGANTISLYCGKKLDVADSDKPGNRFMSLYSRAASLLTFPESPASCIEFIAWPTTESNCPREQALIAVACAVDLCRGADPSSKVYNLGQKFSEYAIQCFRNLHFMIFPSSKNFERISQHSSVRVALYCVCKQPDTGLLKMINCHMCDDWYHPECTDVPPTYDPVWVDLNYPWVCKFCSDEPAAQKLNNPVPCCPTLDLQLFPQGGIFTADGNTVVMQNTCSIDACITPFHVLNIDSSMALQRYFLSHAHKSVEKMGEVLSLSIFGRFSEAKMCWLNHIGKKPAGNVIDVWGDLDNNFTLFFQDLVLTKVCSICTNSECKFFESENIEKGIAFNRLVTNSFQGTLENAVQQWAEPYSSDCRYFFPELSTCGDTIVDLTGSCPGIRSYSHREIISEIPPFLILQTGDLCSLEDFLPEHLEFFGTKFDFVGTVHHRTNHFLSSVVFKGSRLYYDNQSKTLFKTPWKERASIAFYLKSDILH